A section of the Rhizomicrobium sp. genome encodes:
- a CDS encoding conjugal transfer protein TraG: protein MTPTKFLIGQITVVFAVAVGGMWFATEWAAWRLGYQPQLGLPWFVLAGRPIYHPWCLFVWWYAYDAYAPRLFNEAGAIAATSGFAGCAVAIIGSLWRARQTQHVTTYGSSRWATSREIRSAGLFRPSGVFLGQLGTDYLRHDGPEHVMAFAPTRSGKGVGLVVPTLLSWTQSVVIHDIKGENWQLTAGWRSRFSYCLLFNPTDARSARYNPLLEVRKGPDEVRDVQNIADILVDPEGALERRSHWEKTSHSLLVGTILHILYAEEEKTLARVASFLSDPKRSFEHTLRAMMATNHIGTPKAPIVHPVVASAAREVLNKSENERSGVLSTAMSFLGLYRDPTVARATAACDWRIADLVDAARPVSLYLVIPPSDISRTKPLVRLVLNQIGRRLTERLEGDPSKSRKHKLLMMLDEFPALGRLDFFETALAFMAGYGIRAYLIAQSLNQISKAYGENNAILDNCHVRIAFSSNDERTAKRISDALGTATELRAQKNYAGHRLSPWLSHVMISRQETARPLLTPGEVMQLPPDDELVLVSSLAPIRAQKLRYYQDQNFITRVTPAPVLAEGAFRDAPEPRPNDWSGQVRGLHQELAAALGGEFSSAEDEGGLQLQRHPGLGEQQDGQRNDQDMGVSAESDDETDSQTVSISQGGLKPLGRAHAINEGEHRHGADDDLIPAF from the coding sequence GTGACGCCAACCAAATTCCTCATCGGTCAAATCACGGTCGTTTTCGCCGTCGCCGTCGGCGGGATGTGGTTCGCTACGGAGTGGGCAGCGTGGCGCCTCGGCTATCAGCCGCAGCTCGGATTGCCCTGGTTCGTCCTAGCCGGTCGGCCGATCTATCACCCCTGGTGTTTGTTCGTCTGGTGGTATGCCTACGACGCATATGCGCCGAGACTCTTCAACGAAGCTGGCGCGATCGCGGCCACCAGCGGTTTCGCCGGCTGTGCCGTCGCGATCATCGGCTCCCTGTGGCGCGCGCGGCAGACCCAACACGTTACGACGTATGGCTCGTCGCGCTGGGCCACCAGCCGTGAAATCCGCAGTGCCGGGCTCTTTCGGCCTTCGGGCGTGTTTCTCGGCCAGCTGGGCACCGACTATCTGCGCCACGACGGCCCCGAGCATGTGATGGCCTTCGCGCCCACGCGCTCCGGAAAGGGCGTCGGCCTGGTCGTTCCGACCCTGTTGTCCTGGACTCAGAGCGTCGTCATCCACGACATCAAAGGTGAGAACTGGCAACTCACGGCCGGTTGGCGCAGCCGCTTCTCCTATTGCCTTCTGTTCAATCCGACCGACGCTCGCAGTGCCCGCTACAATCCGTTGCTCGAAGTGCGCAAGGGCCCGGATGAAGTCCGCGATGTGCAGAATATCGCCGACATTCTGGTCGATCCCGAAGGTGCGCTTGAGCGGCGGTCGCATTGGGAGAAGACCAGCCACTCGCTGCTTGTCGGCACGATCCTGCATATCCTGTATGCGGAAGAGGAAAAAACCCTTGCGCGCGTCGCGAGCTTCCTGTCAGACCCCAAGCGGTCGTTCGAGCACACGCTGCGGGCGATGATGGCGACAAACCACATCGGCACGCCCAAAGCGCCGATCGTCCATCCCGTGGTCGCGTCCGCGGCGCGCGAAGTGCTCAATAAGTCCGAGAATGAGCGCTCCGGCGTGCTGTCGACCGCCATGTCGTTCCTCGGCCTGTACCGCGATCCGACCGTCGCCAGAGCGACGGCGGCTTGCGATTGGCGCATCGCCGATTTGGTCGATGCCGCACGGCCGGTCTCCCTCTATCTGGTCATACCGCCGTCCGACATCTCGCGAACCAAGCCGCTCGTTCGGCTGGTCCTCAATCAGATAGGCCGGCGGCTGACCGAGCGCCTGGAGGGCGATCCGAGCAAGAGCCGCAAGCACAAGCTACTGATGATGCTCGACGAATTTCCCGCACTTGGCCGGCTCGATTTCTTCGAGACCGCGCTCGCCTTCATGGCCGGATATGGAATCCGCGCCTATCTCATCGCGCAATCGCTCAATCAGATCTCGAAGGCCTATGGCGAGAACAACGCCATCCTCGACAATTGCCATGTGCGCATCGCGTTTTCGTCCAACGACGAACGTACCGCCAAACGGATCTCGGATGCTTTGGGCACGGCGACCGAATTGCGGGCCCAGAAGAACTATGCCGGACATCGTCTTTCGCCCTGGCTATCCCATGTGATGATCAGCCGGCAGGAGACGGCGCGCCCGCTCCTCACGCCGGGCGAAGTCATGCAGCTGCCGCCGGATGACGAGCTGGTCCTGGTGTCCAGCCTAGCGCCGATCCGCGCCCAGAAGCTGCGCTACTACCAAGACCAAAACTTCATCACCCGCGTGACCCCGGCACCTGTCCTAGCGGAGGGCGCCTTCCGGGATGCCCCGGAGCCGCGCCCGAACGATTGGAGCGGGCAGGTGCGGGGTCTCCATCAGGAACTGGCAGCCGCATTGGGCGGCGAGTTCTCGTCTGCCGAGGACGAGGGCGGATTGCAGTTGCAGCGACATCCTGGGCTCGGCGAGCAACAGGACGGTCAGCGTAACGATCAAGACATGGGCGTCTCCGCCGAAAGCGATGACGAGACGGACTCGCAGACTGTCTCGATTAGCCAGGGCGGTCTGAAGCCGCTCGGCCGGGCGCACGCCATCAACGAGGGCGAACACCGGCACGGTGCCGATGACGACCTTATCCCGGCGTTCTGA
- the trbL gene encoding P-type conjugative transfer protein TrbL — MNNLNVIDNFMQTFIRYIDSGFGLLQGDVAALTTVLIGIDITLAALFWAMDGEANVLARLIKKVLYVGSFAFIINNFSTLSTIIFNSFSTLGLDATNSGLTAADLLRPGKLAGTGYQAAYPLLQQAGTLIGFTTFFSNFVTIVVLLFAWVVVILSFFILAIQLFITILEFKLTTLAGFVLVPFALWNKTAFLAERVLGNVVSSGIKVMVLAVIVGIGTTFFSQFISALQGHPPSLSDAMSLALASLSLFGLGIFAPGIATGLVSGAPQLGAGAVLGTAGALVGGAALAGAGAAGAGRLVGGAGMSAVRAGTALTSGASTANQLAQATSGESGAAGVGAGLAGVARAGAGAVKNAAQGIGERMASGLSDSAQAGRDAAFRATGGTRSGQAANENKAGGAQSATSGGAPDWARRLRSEQRMRAHAHATTQAIKEGDRPGAAATPDLDQRES; from the coding sequence GTGAACAATCTCAACGTCATCGACAACTTCATGCAGACGTTCATCCGCTACATCGACAGCGGATTTGGGCTTCTGCAAGGTGATGTGGCGGCGCTCACGACCGTCCTGATCGGCATCGATATCACGCTCGCGGCTTTATTCTGGGCGATGGACGGCGAGGCGAACGTCCTCGCCCGTCTCATCAAAAAGGTTCTCTATGTCGGAAGCTTTGCCTTCATCATCAACAACTTCTCGACGCTCTCGACGATCATTTTCAATTCATTCTCAACCCTGGGACTGGACGCGACCAATAGCGGCCTGACGGCGGCCGATCTGTTGCGGCCCGGCAAACTCGCGGGAACGGGGTATCAGGCGGCCTATCCGCTTCTTCAGCAAGCTGGCACGCTCATCGGCTTCACCACTTTCTTCAGCAACTTCGTGACCATCGTGGTCCTGCTATTCGCTTGGGTTGTTGTTATCCTTTCCTTCTTCATCCTCGCCATTCAGCTTTTCATCACGATTCTGGAATTCAAGCTGACGACGCTGGCCGGATTTGTCCTGGTGCCCTTCGCGCTGTGGAACAAAACGGCGTTTCTCGCCGAGCGCGTCCTCGGCAATGTGGTGTCGTCGGGCATCAAGGTCATGGTGCTGGCCGTCATCGTCGGTATAGGCACGACGTTCTTCAGCCAGTTCATTTCGGCGCTCCAGGGCCACCCGCCAAGCCTGTCCGATGCCATGTCGCTGGCGCTCGCGTCGTTGTCGTTATTTGGACTTGGGATCTTCGCTCCCGGCATCGCAACCGGCCTTGTTTCCGGTGCGCCGCAGCTCGGCGCGGGTGCGGTTCTTGGGACAGCCGGAGCGCTCGTTGGCGGCGCGGCGCTTGCGGGCGCCGGCGCGGCCGGGGCCGGACGCTTGGTCGGAGGCGCCGGCATGAGTGCGGTTCGCGCCGGGACGGCGCTGACATCCGGAGCCTCGACGGCCAACCAGCTGGCCCAGGCGACGTCCGGCGAAAGCGGCGCTGCCGGTGTTGGTGCCGGATTGGCGGGCGTGGCGCGCGCCGGGGCCGGTGCTGTCAAAAATGCCGCTCAAGGTATTGGCGAGCGGATGGCATCGGGGTTGAGCGACAGTGCCCAGGCCGGGCGCGATGCCGCCTTCCGGGCCACCGGCGGCACGCGATCGGGCCAAGCCGCCAACGAGAACAAGGCGGGCGGAGCCCAGTCCGCGACATCGGGCGGAGCGCCCGACTGGGCGCGCCGGCTGCGCAGCGAACAGCGCATGCGCGCCCATGCCCATGCCACGACCCAGGCCATCAAAGAGGGCGACCGGCCGGGCGCCGCCGCCACGCCAGACCTCGACCAGCGGGAGAGCTAG
- the trbB gene encoding P-type conjugative transfer ATPase TrbB, which yields MGAIREHSESHERRRTMLRTALGPAIAEALSDPLVIEIMVNPDGLLRLDRLGAGRCETPSHLAPSEVERIIRLVASHVRLEAHANNPIVSAELPSREDGVAGERFEGLLPPVALAPCFTIRKPARRVYTLDDYVNDRIMLPLQAEALRVAVASRKNILVAGGTSSGKTTLANALLAEVATLNERVILIEDTRELQCAAPDCVALRTKPGVVSLADLVRSTLRLRPDRIIVGEVRGPEALDMLKAWNTGHPGGVATVHANSAQSALYRLEQLVQEVVVTVPRRLIAEAIDLVVFISGRGVSRRIETIADVRGLSPDGDYLIDMPIAPKLQVL from the coding sequence ATGGGCGCGATCCGCGAACATAGCGAAAGCCACGAGCGCCGCCGCACGATGCTCCGCACCGCGCTGGGGCCGGCGATCGCCGAAGCGCTGTCGGACCCGCTGGTGATCGAGATCATGGTCAATCCGGACGGCCTGCTTAGGCTTGACCGGCTCGGCGCGGGTCGCTGCGAAACCCCATCGCACCTTGCGCCCAGCGAGGTGGAACGCATCATCCGGCTGGTCGCCTCGCATGTCCGCCTGGAGGCGCATGCGAACAATCCCATTGTCAGCGCCGAGCTTCCGTCGCGCGAAGACGGTGTTGCCGGCGAACGCTTCGAGGGCCTGTTGCCGCCGGTCGCCTTGGCGCCGTGCTTCACGATCCGCAAGCCTGCCAGGCGAGTCTATACCCTCGACGACTATGTGAATGACCGGATCATGCTGCCGCTGCAGGCCGAAGCGCTCCGCGTGGCCGTCGCGTCCCGCAAGAACATCCTAGTCGCGGGCGGCACCAGCTCGGGCAAGACCACGCTGGCGAACGCGCTTCTTGCGGAAGTGGCGACGCTCAATGAGCGCGTGATCCTCATCGAGGATACCCGTGAGCTGCAATGCGCCGCGCCGGACTGTGTAGCGTTGCGCACTAAGCCCGGTGTCGTCTCGCTGGCTGACCTGGTGCGGTCGACGCTGCGCTTGCGGCCGGACCGCATCATCGTCGGCGAGGTGCGCGGTCCCGAAGCGCTCGACATGCTCAAAGCCTGGAACACTGGCCACCCGGGAGGCGTGGCGACCGTGCATGCGAATTCCGCACAGAGCGCGCTCTACCGGCTGGAGCAGCTTGTGCAGGAAGTCGTCGTCACGGTGCCGCGGCGGCTGATCGCGGAAGCGATCGATCTCGTCGTCTTCATCAGCGGTCGCGGCGTCTCCCGCCGCATCGAGACAATCGCCGACGTGCGCGGTCTGTCGCCGGACGGCGACTACCTCATCGACATGCCCATCGCCCCGAAACTGCAAGTGCTCTGA
- the trbF gene encoding conjugal transfer protein TrbF, whose product MFRRTLQRYGQTSEAITPYQRAGQVWDDRIGSARVQARNWRLISFGSLSLAFLLTGEIVWQSTQSRVVPYVVQVDKFGAVQAIGPAVQNYTPTDAEIAWYLARFVTDIRSLSLDPVIVRHNWLEAYDYATDHGAVFLNQYAQTNDPFKAVGQRTVSVQVTSVVRVSDNSFQVKWTEQTFEHDTLAKTERWTAILAVVTKEPATAETLRKNPLGLYINGVNWSRELDS is encoded by the coding sequence ATGTTCAGACGGACCTTGCAACGCTACGGCCAGACTTCGGAAGCCATCACACCCTATCAGCGCGCCGGCCAAGTGTGGGACGACCGCATCGGCTCGGCGCGGGTTCAAGCCCGAAACTGGCGGCTCATATCCTTCGGGTCGCTGAGTCTCGCATTCCTGCTGACGGGAGAAATCGTCTGGCAGTCGACGCAGAGCCGCGTCGTGCCATACGTCGTGCAAGTCGACAAGTTCGGCGCGGTACAGGCCATCGGCCCCGCGGTCCAGAACTATACGCCGACCGATGCGGAGATCGCCTGGTATCTGGCGCGCTTTGTGACTGACATTCGGTCGCTCTCGCTCGATCCGGTCATCGTTCGCCACAATTGGTTGGAAGCCTACGACTACGCGACCGATCACGGCGCCGTATTTCTCAATCAATACGCGCAGACCAACGATCCCTTCAAAGCCGTCGGCCAGCGCACGGTATCCGTGCAGGTCACCAGCGTGGTCCGCGTCTCCGACAATTCGTTTCAGGTCAAATGGACCGAGCAGACCTTTGAGCACGACACGCTCGCGAAGACGGAGCGCTGGACCGCGATTCTCGCCGTCGTGACCAAGGAGCCAGCCACGGCCGAGACGCTCAGGAAGAACCCGCTCGGGCTCTACATCAACGGCGTGAACTGGTCGCGCGAACTCGACAGCTAA
- a CDS encoding TrbC/VirB2 family protein, producing the protein MTNARSIQRIAALSVAASLLLISSAQAAGTNMPWEQPLQQILDSVQGPVAKIVAVIIIIVTGLTLAFGETAGGFRRLIQIVFGLSIAFAASSFFMSFFSFGGGALVS; encoded by the coding sequence ATGACAAATGCTCGGTCCATCCAGCGCATCGCGGCTCTGTCGGTCGCCGCCTCTCTGCTTCTGATCTCGTCGGCGCAGGCTGCCGGCACCAACATGCCGTGGGAGCAGCCGCTTCAGCAGATATTGGATTCGGTGCAGGGGCCGGTGGCCAAGATCGTTGCGGTGATCATCATCATCGTCACCGGCCTGACTTTAGCCTTCGGGGAGACGGCCGGAGGTTTTAGGCGCCTGATTCAGATCGTGTTCGGCCTCTCGATCGCCTTTGCGGCTTCGAGCTTCTTCATGTCGTTTTTCTCCTTCGGCGGCGGAGCGCTGGTGTCGTGA
- a CDS encoding VirB3 family type IV secretion system protein, with the protein MIEGFEIPLHRSLTEPILLAGAPRAIAIVNGTIAAALGLGLQLWIAGLLLWVVGHSVAVFAAKRDPDFADVLRRHLRQRSYLSC; encoded by the coding sequence GTGATCGAAGGTTTCGAGATTCCGCTGCACCGTTCGCTCACCGAGCCGATCCTGCTTGCCGGAGCGCCGCGGGCCATCGCGATCGTCAATGGAACGATCGCGGCCGCACTGGGTCTCGGCCTTCAGCTCTGGATCGCCGGTCTGTTGCTCTGGGTGGTCGGCCACTCGGTGGCCGTCTTCGCCGCCAAGCGCGACCCGGATTTCGCAGACGTTCTGCGCCGGCATCTTCGTCAGAGGTCTTATCTGTCATGCTGA
- the trbG gene encoding P-type conjugative transfer protein TrbG — protein MNYLARIVVLLPLCAIALSGCASATWLPSFLQKDPPFQQAAIAPDAPPIVHTVQIVQPLPLPGQLQPPPRRATHVARPPKSRVESANQAALLEPTSEGYINAIQIYPYSEGALYRLYATPQEVSDIALQPGENLTAISAGDTTRWVVGDTTSGSGSNKQVHILAKPFAANLRTNLVITTDRRSYHLQLESTDRTYMAAISWTYPQDGLVTESRGGGAVAPARPADNIPALDSLHFDYVISGDNPPWKPTRAFDDGTHVYIEFPTSLNQGDAPPLFVAGPGGSSNLVNYRVRGNYYIVDQLFQTAELRLGQDHQQIVRIKRTGELRTADANRNQQAR, from the coding sequence ATGAACTATCTCGCCCGAATCGTCGTGTTGCTGCCGCTCTGTGCGATCGCGCTGTCCGGCTGCGCCAGCGCCACCTGGCTGCCCTCGTTTCTGCAGAAAGATCCGCCGTTTCAACAGGCCGCAATCGCGCCCGATGCCCCGCCGATCGTCCATACGGTGCAGATCGTGCAGCCGCTTCCGCTGCCCGGTCAACTTCAGCCGCCGCCGCGCCGCGCCACCCATGTCGCCCGCCCGCCAAAATCCCGCGTCGAGTCCGCAAACCAAGCTGCGCTGCTGGAGCCGACCAGCGAGGGCTACATCAATGCGATACAAATCTATCCCTATTCCGAGGGCGCACTCTATCGGCTCTATGCCACGCCGCAGGAAGTCAGCGACATCGCCCTGCAACCCGGCGAAAACCTGACCGCGATTTCGGCCGGCGACACGACACGCTGGGTTGTCGGCGATACGACGAGCGGATCGGGCTCGAACAAGCAGGTCCACATCCTGGCAAAGCCTTTTGCAGCCAACCTCAGAACCAACCTCGTCATCACGACGGATCGCAGGAGTTATCACCTACAGCTCGAAAGCACGGACCGGACCTACATGGCGGCGATTTCCTGGACTTATCCGCAAGATGGCCTGGTCACGGAGAGCCGCGGCGGGGGCGCGGTCGCGCCAGCGCGGCCGGCTGACAACATCCCGGCGCTCGACAGTCTGCATTTCGACTATGTGATCAGCGGCGACAATCCGCCGTGGAAACCGACGCGCGCCTTCGACGACGGCACGCACGTCTATATCGAATTCCCGACATCGCTCAATCAGGGCGATGCGCCGCCGCTGTTTGTTGCCGGACCCGGTGGCAGCAGCAACCTCGTGAACTATCGTGTTCGCGGCAACTATTACATCGTCGATCAACTCTTCCAGACCGCCGAATTGCGTCTCGGACAGGACCATCAGCAGATCGTCCGTATCAAACGAACGGGCGAGCTGCGCACGGCCGATGCCAACCGCAACCAGCAGGCCCGGTGA
- the trbJ gene encoding P-type conjugative transfer protein TrbJ: protein MKLFRTILLATALSVASLAPAQAQWAVFDSANYAQNLLEAARALQQINNQIQSLQNEATMLQNMGKNLTSLNTSQLGTMVTALTQISTLMNQGQGIAFNVSATTAAFAQTYPQSYPSGTSTATLAADALKRWQDSMAAFQQTLTIQAQVAQNVQADTATLTSLTNASQAAVGNLQVSQATNQLLALSIKQQLQIQNLMAAQYRAASLDQARNAESDVQAQSQFSTFLGNGSAYTPQ, encoded by the coding sequence ATGAAACTCTTTCGCACAATACTTCTCGCCACCGCGCTTTCCGTCGCGAGCCTTGCGCCGGCTCAGGCCCAATGGGCCGTCTTCGACTCCGCGAACTACGCCCAAAACCTTCTTGAAGCGGCGCGCGCGCTGCAACAGATCAACAATCAGATCCAATCGCTTCAGAACGAGGCGACGATGCTGCAGAACATGGGGAAGAACCTCACCTCGCTCAACACCTCGCAGCTCGGCACGATGGTCACGGCGCTGACCCAGATCAGCACTCTGATGAATCAAGGTCAGGGCATCGCCTTCAACGTTAGCGCCACAACCGCGGCCTTCGCGCAGACCTATCCGCAGTCCTATCCCAGCGGCACGTCGACGGCCACGTTGGCGGCAGATGCCTTAAAGCGCTGGCAGGACTCGATGGCGGCATTCCAGCAGACGCTGACCATCCAGGCGCAGGTCGCCCAGAATGTTCAGGCCGATACGGCGACCCTCACCAGCCTGACGAACGCCTCTCAAGCCGCCGTCGGCAATCTGCAAGTCAGTCAGGCGACCAACCAGCTTCTTGCTCTGTCGATCAAGCAGCAGCTCCAGATTCAAAACCTGATGGCGGCGCAGTACCGCGCGGCATCGTTGGATCAGGCGCGCAATGCCGAATCCGATGTGCAAGCCCAGTCCCAGTTTTCCACCTTCCTGGGCAACGGCTCCGCCTACACCCCGCAATAG
- the trbE gene encoding conjugal transfer protein TrbE, which yields MLNLAEYRNASDRLADHLPWAALVAPGVVLNKDGSFQRTFRFRGPDLESATESELVAACARVNNVLRRLGTGWALFFEADRFAAPGYAQSAFPDAASWLVDAERRAQFEDGTLAGASEVRAVHREHYENAYYLTLLYMAPPDQVARAERALVETGEDRQSRDWRHELGAYVAEANRTLDLLGQVMAEIAPLDDGETLTFLHRTVSTKRHAVTAPDEPAYLDAILTDQPLHGGLEPMLGEAHLRTITILGFPNTTRPGLLDALNHLDFPYRWTTRFIAMDKTEATKALTKLRRQWFNKRKSVTQLLREVMHNEPVQLLDSDADNKVVDSDEALQALGGDHVAFGYLTTTVCVTDENRMRVEEKVRAVERVINGLGFTTIRESLNAVEAWLGSLPGHVYANVRQPLVHTLNLTHLMPLSSVWAGPKRNEHLGGPPLFYAETSGSTPFRFSTHVGDVGHTLIVGPTGAGKSVLLALMAMQFRRYARAQVYIFDKGNSARAAVLAMGGAHHELGSDGALTFQPLIGIDDPAERSWAAEWVGTLLDHEKIALTPEVKESLWSALTSLASAPTAERTLTGLSVLLQSNALKSALLTYTLEGPFGRLLDAAEDNLALADLQCFETENLLHQSSVVLPVLTYLFHRLEARFTGRPTLLILDEAWVYLDNPLFAARIREWLKVLRKKNVSVVFATQSLADIANSSIAPAIIESCPQRIFLPNERAVEPQSRTAYEQFGLNDRQIELVSRAVPKRQYYLQSRRGNRLFELGLGPIALAFCAASSPAEQAIIERVRGVSAPDAFAASFLDARGLDWASSLLDQQPNQLEAAE from the coding sequence ATGCTGAATCTTGCCGAATATCGCAACGCGTCCGACCGACTGGCCGACCATCTGCCGTGGGCGGCATTGGTGGCGCCGGGCGTTGTCCTCAACAAGGATGGCAGCTTCCAGCGCACGTTCCGCTTTCGCGGGCCGGACCTGGAAAGCGCAACGGAGTCCGAGCTCGTCGCCGCCTGTGCGCGCGTCAACAACGTCTTACGACGCCTCGGCACCGGCTGGGCCTTGTTCTTCGAGGCCGATCGCTTTGCGGCGCCTGGCTATGCGCAGTCGGCTTTTCCCGATGCGGCGTCCTGGCTGGTAGACGCGGAGCGCCGCGCACAGTTTGAGGACGGAACACTGGCGGGCGCCAGCGAAGTCCGCGCGGTGCATCGCGAGCACTATGAAAACGCCTACTACCTCACACTCTTATATATGGCGCCGCCGGACCAAGTGGCGCGCGCCGAACGGGCTCTGGTCGAGACCGGCGAAGATCGGCAATCGCGAGATTGGCGCCATGAGCTTGGCGCTTACGTGGCGGAAGCCAATCGCACGCTCGATCTTTTGGGCCAGGTCATGGCGGAAATCGCTCCGCTCGACGATGGCGAGACACTGACCTTTCTGCACCGCACCGTCTCGACCAAGCGGCATGCCGTCACGGCGCCCGACGAGCCGGCCTATCTGGACGCGATCCTGACCGATCAGCCGCTGCACGGCGGCCTTGAGCCGATGCTGGGCGAAGCGCATCTGCGCACAATCACCATTCTCGGCTTTCCGAACACGACGCGGCCGGGATTGCTCGATGCGTTGAACCACCTCGATTTTCCCTATCGCTGGACGACTCGCTTCATCGCCATGGACAAGACGGAAGCCACCAAGGCGCTCACCAAACTGCGCCGTCAATGGTTCAACAAACGCAAGTCCGTCACCCAGCTCCTGCGCGAGGTGATGCACAACGAGCCGGTCCAGCTTCTCGATTCGGACGCTGACAACAAGGTCGTGGATTCGGACGAGGCCCTGCAGGCACTCGGCGGCGATCACGTCGCCTTCGGCTATCTGACCACGACGGTCTGCGTGACGGACGAGAACCGCATGCGCGTCGAGGAGAAGGTCCGCGCTGTCGAACGCGTCATCAATGGCTTGGGCTTTACGACGATCCGCGAGAGCTTGAACGCTGTGGAAGCATGGCTCGGCAGTCTGCCGGGACATGTCTACGCCAATGTCCGCCAACCGCTCGTGCACACGCTGAACCTAACGCATCTGATGCCGCTCTCGTCGGTCTGGGCCGGGCCGAAGCGCAATGAGCATCTGGGCGGTCCGCCATTGTTCTATGCGGAGACCAGCGGCTCAACGCCGTTCCGTTTCTCGACCCATGTTGGCGACGTCGGCCATACGCTGATTGTCGGACCCACCGGCGCCGGTAAATCCGTTCTTCTCGCGCTCATGGCGATGCAATTCCGGCGGTATGCCCGTGCGCAGGTCTATATCTTCGACAAGGGCAATTCGGCGCGTGCTGCGGTGCTGGCGATGGGCGGCGCGCATCATGAACTGGGATCAGACGGAGCACTGACATTTCAGCCCTTGATCGGCATCGACGATCCTGCCGAACGGAGTTGGGCAGCGGAATGGGTCGGGACGCTACTCGACCACGAGAAGATCGCGCTGACGCCGGAGGTAAAGGAATCTCTCTGGTCCGCCTTAACCAGCCTGGCGTCCGCCCCCACAGCCGAGCGCACGCTGACCGGGCTTTCGGTGCTGCTGCAATCGAACGCCCTCAAATCGGCCCTTCTGACCTACACCCTGGAGGGACCGTTCGGCCGCTTGCTCGACGCGGCGGAAGACAATCTCGCGCTGGCAGACTTACAGTGCTTCGAGACCGAGAATTTGCTGCACCAGTCCAGCGTTGTCCTGCCGGTGCTGACCTATTTGTTCCATCGGCTCGAAGCGCGGTTCACGGGACGACCCACGCTTCTTATTCTGGACGAGGCCTGGGTCTATCTCGACAACCCGCTCTTTGCCGCGCGTATCCGCGAATGGCTGAAAGTGCTGCGCAAGAAGAACGTGTCCGTCGTGTTTGCGACGCAATCCCTCGCGGACATCGCCAACTCCTCCATCGCGCCTGCGATCATCGAGAGCTGCCCGCAGCGCATATTTCTGCCCAATGAGCGCGCGGTCGAGCCGCAGAGCCGCACGGCCTATGAGCAGTTCGGACTCAACGACAGGCAGATCGAGCTGGTCAGTCGCGCTGTGCCGAAGCGGCAATATTACCTGCAATCGCGGCGCGGCAATCGTCTCTTCGAGCTCGGGCTTGGCCCCATCGCGCTGGCGTTCTGCGCGGCGTCGTCGCCGGCAGAACAGGCAATCATCGAGCGCGTCCGGGGTGTGAGCGCTCCGGATGCCTTCGCCGCAAGTTTCCTGGACGCCCGCGGACTGGACTGGGCGTCCAGCCTTCTCGATCAGCAACCCAACCAACTGGAGGCCGCCGAATGA
- a CDS encoding CopG family transcriptional regulator, whose amino-acid sequence MKPRQNLYLDQDVAEQLDALTAKVGSSKSAIVNDAVRAYLARRGAKELDDAFKARLDRVSEQLRRLGRDQSVMIESFALFVRYHLGITPALPASEQAAAQALGRDRFQQFIEQVGRRMAGDKRIAQEVAERAIAARTTSESKLQTMAAE is encoded by the coding sequence ATGAAACCGCGGCAGAACCTTTATCTCGACCAAGACGTGGCGGAGCAGCTCGACGCGCTGACGGCCAAAGTCGGCTCCTCGAAATCCGCCATCGTCAACGACGCGGTACGAGCCTATCTGGCCCGGCGCGGTGCCAAGGAGCTCGATGACGCTTTCAAGGCGCGACTCGACCGCGTCAGCGAACAGCTCCGGCGGCTGGGGCGCGACCAGAGCGTGATGATCGAAAGTTTCGCGCTCTTCGTGCGCTACCACCTTGGCATCACGCCGGCTTTGCCGGCGTCCGAGCAGGCGGCGGCGCAGGCCCTCGGCCGCGACCGCTTCCAGCAGTTCATCGAGCAGGTCGGGCGCCGCATGGCCGGCGACAAGCGCATCGCGCAGGAGGTTGCCGAGCGCGCGATTGCCGCGCGGACGACGAGCGAATCCAAGCTTCAGACGATGGCGGCCGAGTGA